From one Bacteroides intestinalis DSM 17393 genomic stretch:
- the gcvT gene encoding glycine cleavage system aminomethyltransferase GcvT yields MKTTPFTEKHISLGAKMHEFAGYNMPIEYSGIIDEHLTVCNAVGVFDVSHMGEFWVKGPNALAFLQKVTSNNVAALTPGKVQYTCFPNEEGGIVDDLLVYHYESEKYLLVVNASNIEKDWNWCVSHNTEGAELENASDHMAQLAVQGPKAILALQKLTSINLSELPYYTFTHGEFAGEKDVIISNTGYTGAGGFELYFYPEAAMKIWNAVFEAGEEFGIKPIGLGARDTLRLEMGFCLYGNDLDDTTSPIEAGLGWITKFAEGKNFINRPMLEKQKAEGTVRKLVGFEMVERGIPRHGYELFNTEGEAIGVVTSGTMSPTRKIGIGMGYVKPEYSKVGTEICIDMRGRKLKAVVVRPAFRK; encoded by the coding sequence ATGAAAACCACTCCGTTTACAGAAAAACATATCTCGCTGGGTGCTAAGATGCATGAGTTTGCGGGATATAATATGCCGATAGAATATTCCGGTATCATTGATGAACACCTCACCGTTTGTAATGCTGTGGGTGTATTCGACGTTTCCCACATGGGAGAATTCTGGGTGAAAGGCCCCAATGCGTTGGCTTTTCTTCAGAAAGTGACTTCCAATAATGTGGCTGCCCTGACTCCAGGCAAGGTGCAATATACTTGTTTTCCCAACGAAGAAGGCGGTATTGTAGATGACTTGCTGGTTTATCATTATGAGTCGGAGAAATATCTGCTGGTAGTGAATGCTTCGAATATAGAAAAAGACTGGAACTGGTGTGTTTCGCACAATACCGAAGGTGCCGAATTGGAAAATGCTTCCGACCACATGGCTCAACTTGCCGTACAGGGACCGAAAGCCATTCTTGCTTTGCAGAAACTGACGAGCATAAACTTGTCGGAACTGCCGTATTACACCTTTACGCATGGTGAGTTTGCCGGTGAGAAAGATGTGATTATTTCCAATACCGGCTATACCGGTGCAGGAGGTTTTGAGCTTTACTTCTATCCCGAAGCTGCCATGAAGATTTGGAATGCCGTGTTTGAGGCAGGTGAAGAATTTGGTATCAAGCCGATTGGCTTGGGTGCACGCGATACGCTTCGTCTGGAAATGGGCTTCTGCCTGTATGGCAATGATCTGGATGATACGACATCACCTATTGAAGCCGGTTTGGGGTGGATTACCAAGTTTGCTGAAGGTAAGAACTTTATCAATCGCCCGATGCTTGAAAAGCAGAAAGCGGAAGGTACTGTCCGTAAGTTGGTCGGTTTTGAAATGGTGGAGCGTGGAATTCCCCGTCATGGATATGAATTGTTCAATACAGAGGGTGAAGCTATCGGAGTAGTAACTTCAGGCACTATGTCGCCTACTCGTAAGATTGGTATCGGTATGGGCTATGTAAAACCGGAATATAGTAAGGTCGGTACGGAGATTTGCATTGATATGCGTGGACGCAAACTGAAAGCGGTAGTGGTTCGTCCGGCATTCCGTAAATAA
- a CDS encoding amidophosphoribosyltransferase, producing the protein MGGFFGTVSKASCVTDLFYGTDYNSHLGTKRGGLATYDAEEGMFARSIHNLESTYFRTKFEDELDKFKGNVGIGIISDTDPQPIIINSHLGRFAIVTVAKIVNLEEIEAELLSQNMHFAELSSGNTNQTELISLLIIQGKTFVEGIENVYRRVKGSCSMLLLSEDGSIIAARDKWGRTPIVIGRKEGAYAATSESSSFPNLDYEIDRYLGPGEIVRMTADGVEQLRKPEEKMQICSFLWVYYGFPTSCYEGRNVEEVRFTSGLKMGQSDDSEVDCACGIPDSGVGMALGYAEGKGVPYHRAISKYTPTWPRSFTPSKQEMRSLVAKMKLIPNRAMLEGKRLLFCDDSIVRGTQLRDNVKVLYEYGAKEVHIRIACPPLIYACPFVGFTASKSPLELITRRIIAELEGDADKNLEKYATTGSPEYEKMVSIIAERFGLTTLKFNTLETLIESIGLPKCKVCTHCFDGSSCF; encoded by the coding sequence ATGGGAGGATTTTTCGGGACAGTCTCCAAAGCGAGCTGTGTGACGGATTTATTTTACGGTACAGATTATAATTCACATTTAGGAACTAAGCGGGGCGGACTTGCCACGTATGATGCAGAAGAGGGCATGTTTGCCCGATCTATTCATAACTTGGAGAGCACTTATTTCCGAACCAAGTTTGAAGACGAACTGGATAAGTTTAAAGGAAATGTCGGAATAGGAATCATCAGCGACACAGACCCGCAACCCATCATCATTAACTCCCACCTCGGACGCTTCGCCATTGTAACAGTAGCCAAAATTGTGAATCTGGAAGAAATAGAAGCAGAACTACTTTCCCAAAATATGCACTTCGCCGAACTGAGTTCAGGCAATACCAATCAAACTGAGCTTATCTCACTACTCATCATACAAGGAAAAACTTTTGTGGAAGGTATAGAAAATGTTTACCGCCGTGTCAAAGGCTCTTGCTCTATGCTGCTGTTATCGGAAGATGGCAGTATCATTGCGGCTCGTGACAAGTGGGGACGCACTCCGATTGTAATCGGCCGGAAAGAAGGGGCATACGCTGCAACCAGTGAGTCAAGCAGTTTCCCGAATCTGGATTATGAAATAGACCGCTATCTCGGTCCGGGAGAGATTGTTCGCATGACTGCCGATGGAGTGGAACAACTTCGGAAGCCGGAGGAAAAGATGCAGATTTGTTCTTTCCTGTGGGTATATTACGGTTTTCCTACTTCTTGCTATGAAGGTCGCAATGTAGAGGAAGTACGTTTTACCAGTGGTTTGAAGATGGGACAGAGCGATGATTCTGAAGTAGATTGTGCTTGCGGTATTCCTGATTCCGGTGTAGGTATGGCTTTGGGTTATGCCGAAGGGAAAGGAGTTCCTTATCATCGTGCCATTTCTAAATATACACCGACATGGCCGCGCAGTTTCACTCCCAGTAAGCAGGAGATGCGCTCATTGGTGGCGAAGATGAAGCTGATACCGAACCGTGCCATGCTGGAAGGTAAGCGCTTATTGTTCTGTGATGACTCCATAGTACGGGGTACGCAATTACGGGATAATGTGAAGGTATTGTATGAATATGGTGCCAAAGAAGTACATATCCGCATTGCTTGTCCACCGTTGATTTATGCTTGTCCGTTTGTAGGCTTCACGGCTTCCAAGAGTCCGTTGGAATTGATTACACGCCGTATTATTGCAGAACTGGAAGGAGATGCAGATAAGAATCTGGAGAAATATGCCACTACCGGTTCTCCGGAATATGAGAAGATGGTCAGCATTATTGCCGAGCGTTTTGGCCTTACAACTTTGAAGTTTAATACCCTGGAAACTCTCATCGAGTCCATCGGATTGCCGAAATGTAAGGTTTGTACACATTGTTTTGATGGTAGCAGTTGCTTTTGA
- the bglX gene encoding beta-glucosidase BglX, which yields MKAIRIFSTCLLLLPFVSCTQVANKGSDAATEKKVESLLSRMTLEEKIGQMNQITSYGNIEDMSSLIKKGEVGSILNEVDPVRINALQRVAMEESRLGIPLLIARDVIHGFKTIFPIPLGQAASFNPQIAKDGARVAAIEASSVGIRWTFAPMIDIARDPRWGRIAEGCGEDTYLTSVMGAAMVEGFQGDSLNSPTSIAACPKHFVGYGAAEGGRDYNSTFIPERRLRNVYLPPFEAATKAGAATFMTSFNDNDGIPSTGNAFILKDVLRGEWGFDGLVVTDWASASEMISHGFAADSKEVAMKSVNAGVDMEMVSYTFVKELPALIKEGKVKESTIDEAVRNILRVKYRLGLFDVPYVDEKQPSVMYDPSHLKVAKQAAVESAILLKNDKEVLPLQESLKTIAVVGPMANAPYEQLGTWIFDGEKAHTQTPLNAIKEIVGDKVQVIYEPGLAYSREKNPAGVAKAAAVAARADVILAFVGEEAILSGEAHCLADLNLQGDQSALITALAKTGKPVVTIVMAGRPLTIGQEVEESTAVLYSFHPGTMGGPALADLLWGKAVPSGKTPVTFPKMVGQIPVYYAHNNTGRPATRNEVLLDDIAVEAGQTSLGCTSFYMDAGFDPLFPFGYGLSYTTFKYSNVKLSSASLKKDDVLTVTFDLENTGKYKGTEVAQLYIQDKVGSVTRPVKELKRFTRVTLKPGEKKNVSFELPVSELAFWNIDMVKVVEPGDFGLWVATDSQSGEEVFFKVVD from the coding sequence ATGAAAGCTATAAGAATTTTTTCCACTTGCTTGCTCCTTCTGCCTTTTGTCTCTTGTACACAAGTGGCAAATAAAGGTAGCGATGCGGCAACCGAGAAAAAAGTAGAGTCTCTTTTATCCAGAATGACCCTTGAAGAGAAAATCGGTCAGATGAACCAGATTACCTCTTACGGGAATATTGAGGATATGAGTAGTTTAATTAAGAAAGGTGAAGTCGGGTCTATCCTGAATGAGGTGGATCCGGTACGTATTAATGCGTTGCAACGCGTAGCGATGGAGGAGTCCCGGTTGGGAATCCCTTTGTTGATAGCTCGCGATGTTATTCACGGGTTTAAAACCATTTTTCCCATCCCATTGGGACAAGCGGCTTCGTTCAATCCGCAGATTGCGAAAGACGGTGCACGGGTAGCGGCTATTGAGGCTTCTTCCGTAGGTATCCGTTGGACTTTTGCACCGATGATCGACATTGCCCGTGATCCTCGCTGGGGGCGCATTGCCGAAGGATGTGGTGAAGACACTTACCTGACTTCTGTAATGGGAGCTGCCATGGTAGAAGGTTTTCAGGGAGATTCTTTGAATAGTCCCACTTCCATAGCTGCCTGTCCTAAACATTTTGTGGGCTATGGTGCAGCTGAAGGCGGACGTGACTATAATTCGACATTTATTCCTGAACGTCGCCTGCGTAATGTTTACTTGCCACCGTTTGAAGCGGCAACGAAAGCGGGTGCAGCTACGTTTATGACTTCCTTTAATGATAATGATGGGATACCCTCTACCGGAAATGCTTTCATATTGAAAGATGTGCTTCGTGGCGAGTGGGGATTTGATGGTTTGGTAGTGACAGACTGGGCTTCTGCCAGCGAAATGATAAGTCATGGTTTTGCTGCCGATTCTAAAGAGGTAGCCATGAAATCAGTGAATGCTGGGGTGGATATGGAAATGGTAAGTTATACCTTTGTAAAAGAATTGCCTGCATTGATAAAAGAAGGAAAGGTGAAAGAAAGCACCATTGATGAAGCCGTTCGTAATATATTGCGCGTCAAGTATCGTCTGGGATTGTTTGATGTTCCTTATGTAGATGAAAAGCAACCCTCTGTCATGTATGATCCTTCTCATCTGAAAGTAGCTAAGCAGGCTGCTGTAGAATCGGCTATCCTGTTGAAGAATGATAAAGAAGTACTGCCGTTACAGGAGTCTCTGAAAACCATTGCTGTGGTAGGACCTATGGCCAATGCGCCTTATGAACAATTGGGTACCTGGATCTTTGATGGTGAGAAAGCTCATACTCAGACACCACTGAATGCTATTAAGGAAATAGTTGGCGACAAAGTACAGGTGATTTATGAACCCGGATTAGCTTATAGCCGTGAGAAAAATCCGGCAGGCGTAGCAAAAGCTGCTGCTGTTGCTGCACGTGCAGATGTCATTCTTGCTTTTGTGGGTGAAGAAGCCATTCTTTCGGGTGAAGCACACTGTCTGGCAGATTTGAATCTTCAGGGTGATCAAAGTGCTTTGATTACGGCTTTGGCTAAGACAGGTAAACCTGTAGTAACCATTGTGATGGCAGGTCGTCCGTTGACTATCGGTCAGGAAGTGGAAGAATCAACAGCTGTTCTTTATTCATTCCATCCGGGTACGATGGGTGGACCGGCATTGGCCGATCTGCTGTGGGGTAAGGCGGTTCCAAGTGGAAAAACACCGGTTACTTTCCCGAAGATGGTAGGACAAATTCCGGTATATTATGCTCATAACAATACCGGGCGGCCGGCTACACGTAATGAGGTGTTGCTGGATGATATTGCTGTTGAGGCTGGACAAACTTCATTGGGATGTACTTCTTTCTATATGGATGCCGGTTTTGATCCTTTATTCCCATTTGGCTATGGCTTGTCGTATACAACGTTCAAGTATAGTAATGTCAAACTTTCATCAGCGTCATTGAAGAAAGATGATGTATTGACTGTGACATTTGATCTGGAAAATACAGGTAAATATAAGGGGACGGAAGTTGCTCAATTGTATATACAAGATAAGGTTGGTTCTGTAACTCGTCCGGTGAAAGAACTGAAACGTTTTACTCGGGTAACCTTGAAACCGGGCGAGAAAAAGAATGTTTCGTTTGAACTACCCGTTAGTGAACTTGCATTTTGGAACATCGATATGGTGAAAGTTGTGGAACCCGGAGACTTTGGACTTTGGGTGGCAACAGACAGCCAATCGGGAGAAGAAGTTTTCTTTAAGGTGGTAGATTGA
- the eno gene encoding phosphopyruvate hydratase: MKIEKIIGREILDSRGNPTVEVDVMLESGFMGRASVPSGASTGEHEALELRDGDKGRYGGKGVLKAVENINNIIAPQLVGMSALDQMGIDHAMLALDGTKTKSNLGANAILGVSLAVAKAAAAYLDIPLYRYIGGTNTYVMPVPMMNIINGGSHSDAPIAFQEFMIRPVGATSFREGLRMGAEVFHALKKVLKDRGLSTAVGDEGGFAPNLEGTEDALNSIIAAIKAAGYEPGKDVMIAMDCASSEFYKDGIYDYTKFEGAKGKKRTADEQIDYLEQLINQFPIDSIEDGMSENDWEGWKKLTDRIGNRCQLVGDDLFVTNVDFLAMGIEKGCANSILIKVNQIGSLTETLNAIEMAHRHGYTTVTSHRSGETEDATIADIAVATNSGQIKTGSLSRSDRMAKYNQLLRIEEELGANAVYGYKRIK; the protein is encoded by the coding sequence ATGAAAATAGAAAAGATTATCGGACGTGAAATCCTCGATTCAAGAGGAAACCCTACAGTGGAAGTAGATGTAATGTTGGAATCAGGCTTTATGGGCCGTGCTTCCGTTCCTTCCGGAGCTTCTACCGGAGAACACGAGGCATTGGAACTCCGTGATGGCGACAAAGGACGTTATGGAGGTAAAGGTGTGTTGAAAGCCGTAGAAAATATCAATAACATCATCGCTCCTCAGTTAGTTGGAATGTCTGCCCTCGACCAGATGGGTATCGATCATGCCATGCTGGCACTGGATGGAACCAAAACGAAATCTAACCTGGGTGCCAATGCCATTCTCGGTGTATCTCTTGCCGTAGCCAAAGCAGCAGCTGCCTATCTCGATATACCTCTGTACCGCTACATCGGTGGCACTAATACATACGTAATGCCTGTGCCGATGATGAATATCATTAACGGTGGTTCACATAGTGACGCTCCTATTGCTTTCCAGGAGTTCATGATACGCCCTGTGGGTGCAACTTCTTTCCGTGAAGGTCTGCGCATGGGTGCTGAAGTATTCCACGCATTGAAGAAAGTATTAAAAGACCGAGGACTAAGTACTGCCGTAGGTGATGAAGGTGGTTTCGCTCCAAATCTGGAAGGTACGGAAGACGCTTTGAACAGCATTATCGCTGCCATTAAAGCAGCCGGATATGAACCGGGCAAAGACGTCATGATCGCCATGGACTGTGCTTCCTCCGAATTCTATAAAGATGGTATCTACGATTATACCAAATTCGAAGGTGCAAAAGGCAAGAAACGTACAGCCGATGAACAGATTGACTATCTGGAACAACTCATCAACCAATTCCCCATCGACTCTATCGAGGACGGTATGAGTGAAAATGACTGGGAAGGCTGGAAGAAACTTACCGACCGTATCGGTAACCGCTGCCAACTCGTAGGTGACGACCTCTTCGTTACTAACGTTGACTTCCTGGCTATGGGCATTGAAAAAGGTTGTGCAAACTCTATCCTGATCAAAGTGAATCAGATCGGCTCCCTGACCGAGACATTGAATGCCATTGAAATGGCTCATCGCCACGGATATACAACTGTAACCTCCCATCGTTCCGGCGAAACGGAAGATGCTACGATTGCCGACATTGCCGTTGCTACCAATAGCGGGCAAATTAAGACCGGTTCGTTGAGCCGTTCAGACCGTATGGCAAAATACAACCAGTTACTCCGCATTGAAGAAGAACTGGGTGCTAATGCTGTTTACGGCTACAAGCGCATCAAATAA
- a CDS encoding glycoside hydrolase family 97 protein: MKNMKVIKLFCLLLFLFVSNWTMAESITSPNGQLQLNFSVNAQGEPIYELSYKGKAVIKPSKLGLELKDAPGLMNGFTLADTKTSTFDETWEPVWGEVKQIRNHYNEMVVTLNQKAQDRNMIIRFRLFDDGLGFRYEFPLSKNLNYFVIKDEHTQFAMAGDHTAFWIPGDYDTQEYDYTESKLSEIRGLMKGAITPNSSQTTFSPTGVQTSLQMKTADGLYINLHEAALVDYSCMHLNLDDKNFVFESWLTPDAKGDKGYLQAPCKSPWRTVIVSDDARDILNSKLTLNLNEPCAYEDVSWIKPVKYVGVWWEMIAGKSTWAYTDDLPSVKLGETDYTKTKPNGRHGATNENVKRYIDFAAENGLDQVLVEGWNEGWEDWFGHSKDYVFDFVTPYPDFDVKMLNEYAKSKGVKLMMHHETSASVRNYERHIDKAYQFMVDNGYNAVKSGYVGNMIPRGEHHYGQWMNNHYLYAVTKAADYKICVNAHEAVRPTGLCRTYPNLIGNESARGTEYEAFGGSKPFHTTLLPFNRLIGGPMDYTPGIFDTKLEFMGDLPHGQVQTTLCKQLALYVTLYSPLQMVADLVENYEKHMDAFQFIKDVAVDWDDSKYLEAEPGDYITAARKAKGTSNWFVGGITDENARTSSFTLDFLEPGKQYVATLYADGKDADYKENPTSYQIKKGIVTNKTKMSVKLARSGGFALSLIEATPADKKAVKKWR, translated from the coding sequence ATGAAAAACATGAAAGTAATTAAATTGTTCTGTCTTCTGCTCTTTTTATTTGTGAGCAATTGGACAATGGCTGAGAGCATTACCTCTCCAAACGGACAACTGCAACTGAACTTTTCAGTAAACGCACAAGGTGAACCGATCTATGAACTTTCCTACAAAGGAAAAGCTGTTATCAAACCTTCTAAACTCGGTCTGGAGCTGAAAGATGCTCCGGGATTGATGAATGGATTTACACTGGCAGACACCAAGACTTCTACTTTTGATGAAACTTGGGAGCCAGTATGGGGTGAAGTGAAGCAAATCCGCAATCATTATAATGAAATGGTTGTGACGTTGAATCAGAAGGCTCAGGATCGTAATATGATCATCCGTTTCCGCCTTTTTGATGATGGGCTGGGTTTCCGTTACGAATTTCCTTTATCTAAGAATCTGAATTACTTTGTTATTAAAGATGAGCATACTCAGTTTGCTATGGCAGGCGACCACACAGCTTTCTGGATACCGGGTGATTATGATACTCAGGAGTATGATTATACAGAATCTAAACTTTCTGAAATCCGTGGTTTGATGAAAGGTGCCATTACTCCTAACTCTTCACAGACTACTTTCTCTCCTACAGGTGTGCAAACTTCCTTGCAGATGAAAACTGCCGATGGCCTTTATATTAACTTGCATGAGGCTGCCTTGGTAGATTATTCTTGTATGCATCTTAATCTGGATGATAAGAACTTCGTATTCGAATCTTGGTTAACTCCTGATGCAAAAGGGGATAAAGGATATCTGCAAGCTCCCTGCAAATCTCCATGGCGTACGGTTATCGTAAGTGATGATGCTCGTGATATCCTGAATTCTAAGCTGACGCTGAATCTGAATGAGCCTTGTGCCTACGAAGATGTTTCCTGGATTAAGCCGGTGAAATATGTAGGTGTGTGGTGGGAGATGATTGCCGGTAAGAGCACTTGGGCTTATACCGATGATTTGCCTTCCGTAAAATTGGGTGAAACGGATTATACTAAAACTAAACCTAACGGACGTCATGGTGCTACCAATGAGAACGTAAAACGTTATATAGACTTTGCTGCTGAAAATGGACTTGATCAAGTACTGGTAGAAGGTTGGAACGAAGGATGGGAAGATTGGTTCGGTCACTCCAAAGATTATGTGTTTGATTTTGTAACTCCGTATCCTGACTTTGATGTAAAGATGTTGAACGAATATGCTAAGAGCAAAGGTGTGAAATTGATGATGCATCATGAAACTTCTGCTTCCGTACGCAATTATGAACGTCATATTGATAAAGCTTACCAGTTTATGGTAGACAACGGTTACAATGCAGTAAAGAGTGGCTATGTAGGCAATATGATTCCTCGCGGTGAACATCATTATGGTCAGTGGATGAACAACCACTATCTCTATGCTGTGACTAAAGCTGCTGATTATAAGATCTGTGTAAATGCTCACGAAGCTGTACGTCCTACAGGACTTTGCCGTACTTATCCTAACCTGATTGGTAACGAGTCTGCTCGTGGTACGGAATATGAGGCTTTCGGTGGCAGTAAACCGTTCCACACTACTTTACTTCCGTTTAATCGTCTGATTGGCGGTCCGATGGATTATACTCCGGGTATCTTTGATACGAAATTGGAATTTATGGGTGACCTGCCTCATGGACAGGTACAGACTACTCTCTGTAAGCAGTTGGCTCTTTATGTAACATTATACAGTCCGTTGCAGATGGTTGCCGATTTAGTTGAGAATTATGAGAAGCATATGGATGCTTTCCAGTTCATCAAAGATGTAGCTGTGGATTGGGATGATAGTAAATATTTGGAAGCGGAACCGGGTGATTATATTACGGCAGCCCGCAAGGCTAAAGGCACGAGCAACTGGTTTGTAGGTGGCATCACTGATGAAAATGCACGTACTTCCAGCTTTACTTTGGACTTCCTGGAACCGGGTAAGCAATATGTTGCTACTCTCTATGCAGATGGTAAGGATGCCGATTACAAAGAGAATCCAACCTCTTATCAGATAAAGAAAGGTATTGTAACCAATAAGACTAAGATGTCTGTGAAACTGGCACGTAGCGGTGGTTTCGCTCTTAGTTTGATTGAAGCTACTCCGGCAGATAAGAAGGCTGTGAAAAAATGGAGATAA
- the pepT gene encoding peptidase T, with the protein MALVERFLKYVSFDTQSSEETEVTPSTPGQMVFAKYLKEELESLGLEDITLDEHGYLFATLPANIDKPVPTIGFIAHMDTSPDMSGKDVSPRIVQNYDGSDIVLCAEENVVLSPSQFPELLDHKGEDLIVTNGKTLLGADDKAGIAEIVSAIVYLKEHPEIKHGKIRIGFNPDEEIGLGAHKFDVEKFGCDWAYTMDGGEVGELEFENFNAASAKITFKGRNVHPGYAKNKMINSIRVANRFCAMLPAHETPEHTEGYEGFYHLISFNGDVEQTTVAYIIRDHDRARFESRKKKIERFVSEINAEYGEGTATLELRDQYYNMREKIEPLMHIIDTAFAAMEAVGVKPNVKPIRGGTDGAQLSFKGLPCPNIFAGGLNFHGRYEFAPIQNMEKAMKVIVKIAELVAKK; encoded by the coding sequence ATGGCTTTAGTAGAACGTTTTTTGAAGTATGTAAGCTTCGACACCCAGTCCAGTGAAGAGACAGAGGTGACTCCAAGTACTCCAGGGCAAATGGTATTTGCCAAATATCTGAAAGAAGAATTAGAGTCTTTAGGTTTGGAAGACATAACGCTGGATGAGCATGGCTATTTGTTTGCCACACTTCCGGCAAATATCGATAAGCCGGTACCTACTATTGGTTTTATCGCCCACATGGACACCAGTCCCGATATGAGTGGCAAAGATGTATCTCCCCGCATTGTTCAAAACTATGACGGTTCGGATATCGTGCTTTGTGCAGAAGAGAATGTAGTTCTTTCTCCGTCTCAGTTCCCCGAGCTGCTGGATCATAAAGGTGAAGACCTGATCGTTACCAATGGCAAGACATTGTTGGGCGCAGATGATAAAGCAGGTATTGCCGAAATCGTTTCTGCGATAGTGTACCTGAAAGAGCATCCTGAAATCAAGCATGGCAAGATTCGTATTGGTTTCAATCCGGATGAGGAAATAGGATTGGGCGCACATAAATTTGATGTTGAGAAGTTCGGTTGCGACTGGGCTTACACAATGGATGGCGGTGAAGTAGGAGAGTTGGAGTTTGAAAACTTCAATGCGGCATCTGCTAAAATCACCTTCAAAGGTCGCAATGTGCATCCGGGTTATGCCAAAAATAAGATGATTAATTCAATTCGTGTAGCCAACCGTTTCTGTGCCATGTTGCCTGCTCATGAAACGCCCGAACATACCGAAGGTTACGAAGGCTTCTACCATCTCATCAGTTTCAACGGTGATGTAGAGCAGACCACAGTGGCTTATATTATCCGTGATCATGATCGTGCCCGTTTTGAGAGCCGCAAGAAGAAAATAGAACGCTTTGTCAGTGAAATCAATGCCGAATATGGTGAAGGTACGGCAACGCTTGAACTCCGTGACCAATACTATAATATGCGTGAGAAGATTGAACCGTTAATGCATATCATTGATACGGCTTTTGCCGCAATGGAGGCTGTAGGTGTGAAACCGAATGTGAAACCTATCCGTGGTGGTACGGATGGCGCACAACTTTCTTTCAAAGGTTTACCTTGCCCCAATATCTTTGCAGGTGGCCTGAATTTCCATGGACGATATGAATTCGCTCCTATCCAGAATATGGAGAAAGCGATGAAGGTCATCGTGAAGATTGCCGAACTTGTTGCAAAAAAATAA
- the crcB gene encoding fluoride efflux transporter CrcB — translation MTKTFIFIFLGGGLGSVLRFSVQQMLHERIVPYSFPWATFTVNILGSFLIGLFYAWSARFNLATEYRVLLTTGLCGGFTTFSTFSNDGVILLKQGLYGLFFTYFILSITLGVIAAIAGGVIGGK, via the coding sequence ATGACTAAAACATTCATATTTATCTTTTTAGGCGGAGGTCTTGGAAGTGTACTTCGATTCTCTGTACAACAAATGTTGCACGAACGGATTGTCCCCTACTCTTTTCCATGGGCGACATTCACAGTCAATATCCTCGGAAGTTTCCTTATCGGATTATTTTATGCGTGGTCGGCACGCTTCAATTTAGCAACAGAATACCGGGTACTGCTGACAACCGGTTTATGTGGAGGTTTCACCACATTCTCTACTTTTTCAAATGATGGAGTAATTCTATTGAAACAAGGATTATACGGACTATTCTTCACCTATTTTATATTAAGCATCACGTTAGGAGTAATAGCAGCTATAGCTGGAGGAGTTATCGGAGGAAAATAA